The following are encoded together in the Daucus carota subsp. sativus chromosome 5, DH1 v3.0, whole genome shotgun sequence genome:
- the LOC108223835 gene encoding gibberellin receptor GID1C has product MAGSNEVNVSESKRVVPLNTWILISNFKLAYNMLRRPDGTFNRDLAEFLDRKVPANTIPVNGVYSFDVIDRVTNLLNRVYRSAPDSETQRGIIDLEKPLSTTEIVPVIIFFHGGSFAHSSSNSAIYDTFCRRLVGICNAVVVSVNYRRSPEHRYPCAYDDGWTALKWVHSRPWLKSGKDAKVHVYLAGDSSGGNIAHHVAVKAAESGVEVLGNILLHPFFGGEERKDSETRLDGRYFMTLRDRDWYWRAYLPEGEDRDHPACNIFGPRSKSMKGLQNFPKSLVCVAGLDLVQDWQLAYVEGLKEAGQEVELLFLDEATIGFYFLPNNDHFYTLMDKIKDFVNHSCQ; this is encoded by the exons ATGGCTGGTAGTAATGAAGTGAATGTTAGTGAATCCAAG AGGGTTGTTCCTCTGAATACATGGATTCTGATATCGAATTTCAAACTGGCGTACAACATGCTTCGCCGTCCTGATGGCACATTTAATCGTGATTTGGCTGAGTTTCTTGATCGGAAAGTTCCTGCCAACACAATTCCTGTTAATGGGGTTTACTCGTTTGATGTTATTGATCGTGTCACCAACCTTCTCAATCGTGTTTATAGGTCAGCACCAGACAGTGAAACTCAACGGGGAATCATTGATCTCGAAAAGCCCTTGAGCACCACAGAAATTGTGCCTGTAATAATCTTTTTCCATGGAGGAAGCTTCGCCCATTCGTCCTCCAACAGTGCTATATACGATACCTTCTGTCGTCGCCTTGTTGGCATTTGCAATGCAGTTGTTGTTTCAGTAAATTACCGTCGATCACCTGAACATCGGTATCCTTGTGCTTATGATGATGGGTGGACAGCTCTAAAGTGGGTTCATTCGAGACCATGGCTAAAAAGTGGGAAGGACGCTAAAGTTCATGTTTATTTAGCTGGTGATAGTTCCGGTGGAAATATTGCTCACCATGTTGCAGTAAAGGCTGCAGAGTCCGGAGTTGAAGTCCTGGGCAATATACTTCTTCATCCATTCTTTGGTGGCGAAGAGCGAAAGGATTCAGAGACAAGATTGGATGGAAGGTATTTCATGACACTCCGAGATCGGGATTGGTACTGGAGAGCATATTTACCCGAAGGtgaagacagagaccatccagCATGTAATATATTTGGCCCTAGGTCAAAGAGCATGAAAGGACTTCAGAATTTTCCAAAAAGTTTAGTCTGTGTGGCAGGTTTGGATCTTGTTCAAGACTGGCAATTGGCTTATGTAGAAGGCCTGAAGGAAGCTGGGCAAGAAGTGGAGCTTCTATTTCTGGATGAGGCAACAATTGGTTTCTACTTCTTGCCGAACAATGACCATTTCTATACTCTAATGGACAAGATAAAGGACTTTGTTAATCACAGCTGTCAATAG
- the LOC108221636 gene encoding protein VAPYRIN-LIKE, with translation MDRLVKLDVKEVNIVFNRNEICSTTFKVTNLMHTMAVAVSLTTTNPSVLSITPPFYVLPPLSTSSFALCLSQPSDYPPLATPLDSIIVKSTMLPTGKANLEALQKLFSKPGPKIFKDAVIPITFVGPQVVEFLLSPSRKIDSAYVLSKAIKACDESELCLLLRSAVKCGNCYFASTLIEAGADVNKCDFTNRSLMSLAIQSGKSDMLDLLIDCGYVVDNSEDRLLHEAAAMNRLDLMETLCLGYLDIDVNLADLHGRTALHVAAIYGHVEVLQFLVSLGSDPDAADQNGWTPLHCASIAGHVEAAEFLLTCSVYVKYALTKEKQTAFALAVEKGHLDLYDMLQLGDALHRAARIGDVHEIKRCIAEGAKVNGKDQNGWTPLHRAAFKGQTESVKVLLNHGANVDVIDNSGYTPLHRAVEAGHVPVALALIGHGAKANMKGLKGVVPLHLDSFKNHLSLVTPSCEEKERA, from the coding sequence ATGGATAGACTTGTGAAGCTAGATGTAAAAGAAGTGAACATAGTCTTTAACAGAAATGAAATTTGTTCCACCACCTTTAAGGTAACTAATCTCATGCACACCATGGCTGTGGCTGTGTCTCTTACCACTACAAATCCTTCTGTTTTGTCAATAACACCTCCTTTCTATGTTCTGCCTCCTCTGTCAACGTCGTCTTTCGCTCTATGTTTGTCGCAGCCATCTGATTACCCTCCTCTGGCTACTCCTCTGGACAGTATCATAGTGAAATCAACCATGCTTCCTACTGGAAAAGCCAATCTGGAGGCACTGCAGAAGCTGTTTTCGAAACCTGGTCCTAAGATATTTAAGGATGCTGTGATTCCCATCACCTTTGTCGGTCCTCAAGTCGTGGAATTCCTCCTCAGTCCTTCAAGGAAAATAGATAGTGCTTATGTTCTGTCAAAGGCGATCAAAGCATGTGATGAATCTGAGCTTTGTTTGTTATTGAGGTCAGCTGTTAAGTGTGGAAATTGTTATTTTGCGTCTacgctgattgaagctggagctGATGTAAATAAATGTGATTTCACTAATCGGTCTTTGATGTCCTTGGCAATtcaatctggaaaatctgatatgCTTGATTTGTTGATTGATTGCGGTTATGTTGTTGATAATTCAGAAGATCGGTTATTGCACGAAGCAGCAGCAATGAATCGACTGGATTTGATGGAAACTTTGTGCCTAGGCTATTTAGATATTGATGTGAATTTGGCTGATTTACATGGCAGAACAGCCCTTCATGTTGCTGCAATTTATGGACATGTGGAAGTTCTTCAATTTCTTGTATCACTAGGAAGCGATCCTGATGCAGCAGATCAAAACGGTTGGACACCGCTTCATTGTGCTTCAATTGCTGGACATGTAGAAGCAGCTGAATTTTTGTTGACTTGTTCAGTTTATGTGAAGTATGCATTAACTAAAGAGAAACAAACTGCATTTGCTCTAGCAGTCGAAAAGGGTCATTTAGATTTATATGATATGTTACAATTAGGGGATGCACTGCATAGAGCTGCAAGAATAGGTGATGTTCATGAGATCAAGAGATGTATTGCAGAAGGAGCTAAGGTAAATGGAAAAGATCAAAATGGCTGGACCCCTTTGCATAGAGCTGCATTCAAGGGTCAAACAGAGAGCGTAAAGGTTTTGCTTAATCATGGAGCTAATGTTGATGTGATTGACAATTCGGGCTACACACCACTTCATCGTGCAGTTGAGGCTGGACATGTACCAGTGGCTTTGGCTTTGATTGGACACGGAGCAAAAGCAAATATGAAGGGTCTCAAAGGTGTGGTTCCATTGCATTTGGATTCTTTCAAGAACCATCTTTCTCTTGTCACCCCTTCGTGTGAGGAGAAAGAAAGAGCTTAA